A window of Pusillimonas sp. T7-7 contains these coding sequences:
- the phnE gene encoding phosphonate ABC transporter, permease protein PhnE: protein MHLNRLGNHPNDPAALPRLLLTILAVLLLWPGLVLTEFNPATLFAPGNLDVFARFLAGFWPPDLSPGFLALLVRATLDTLAMATAGLALAWLLAVPLSLLSSRALSVSSLLAEKPKRLGSTLRYPVRLLLILLRSIPEIVWALLFVRAVGLGPTAGVLAIAITYSGMLGKVYAEIYESVDQRPARALLQAGSSPLAAFFYGIVPAAAQELTSYTLYRWECAVRASVIMGFVGAGGLGQMIDLSIRMFAGGEVVTILLTFLLLVLAADQLSNLLRRRLA from the coding sequence ATGCACCTGAATCGCCTTGGCAATCACCCAAACGATCCGGCCGCCTTACCCCGTCTGCTACTGACGATTCTGGCTGTATTGCTGCTGTGGCCGGGGCTGGTACTGACCGAGTTCAATCCAGCCACCTTGTTTGCGCCCGGCAACCTTGATGTCTTCGCCCGATTTCTTGCCGGCTTTTGGCCGCCCGACCTGTCACCCGGGTTTCTTGCCCTTCTTGTCCGGGCAACGCTAGACACTCTGGCCATGGCCACCGCCGGCCTGGCACTGGCCTGGCTGCTGGCCGTACCGCTCAGTTTGCTGTCCAGCCGTGCGCTGTCGGTATCGTCTCTGCTAGCAGAAAAACCCAAACGGCTGGGCAGCACGCTACGCTATCCGGTACGCCTTCTTTTGATCCTGCTGCGCAGTATCCCCGAAATCGTCTGGGCCCTGCTGTTCGTGCGTGCGGTAGGACTCGGACCTACCGCGGGTGTGCTTGCCATCGCCATTACCTACAGCGGCATGCTCGGCAAGGTTTATGCCGAGATCTATGAGTCGGTCGATCAACGCCCGGCACGCGCCCTCCTGCAGGCGGGCAGCTCGCCACTGGCCGCCTTTTTCTATGGCATTGTGCCGGCGGCCGCGCAGGAACTGACCTCTTATACCTTGTACCGCTGGGAATGTGCCGTGCGCGCTTCAGTAATCATGGGCTTTGTCGGCGCAGGCGGACTCGGGCAAATGATTGACCTGTCCATACGCATGTTTGCCGGCGGCGAAGTGGTAACCATTCTGCTGACCTTCCTGCTGCTTGTACTGGCCGCCGACCAGCTCAGCAATCTGCTACGACGGAGGCTGGCATGA
- the phnE gene encoding phosphonate ABC transporter, permease protein PhnE, whose amino-acid sequence MKRATETLFWLALIAAALIWSFSWLQLDLIGLFRPDSLQQMRSYASSFFPPDTSTDWLRQIFKGGLETMAISAIGTLLAALAGGALSLLASGRLGAWAKALARLLLNALRSVPELVWAALMVLAAGLGPFAGTLALALHTTGVLGRLFAETLENTPLGPTLALRHAGAGPLAAFCYGTLPSVLTQWLSYTLYRWENNIRMATVLGFVGAGGLGQMLYFTLSLFQQARASSVILAMVALVVLVDALSAWLRNRWNQGCI is encoded by the coding sequence ATGAAGCGGGCTACCGAGACGCTGTTCTGGCTGGCATTGATTGCTGCGGCGCTGATATGGTCGTTCAGTTGGCTGCAACTGGATCTGATTGGCCTGTTCCGACCCGACAGCCTGCAGCAAATGCGCAGCTATGCAAGCTCCTTCTTTCCTCCTGATACCTCGACAGACTGGCTGCGGCAAATTTTCAAGGGCGGGCTGGAAACCATGGCGATCTCGGCCATTGGTACGCTGCTTGCTGCCCTGGCCGGCGGTGCCCTGAGCTTGCTTGCATCGGGACGCCTTGGTGCATGGGCCAAGGCCCTGGCGCGCCTGCTGCTCAATGCACTGCGCTCCGTGCCCGAGCTGGTGTGGGCCGCCCTGATGGTACTGGCCGCCGGGCTGGGGCCTTTTGCCGGCACCCTGGCGCTGGCCCTGCATACGACAGGCGTATTGGGCCGTTTGTTCGCCGAAACCCTGGAAAACACGCCGCTCGGCCCGACGCTGGCCTTGCGTCATGCTGGCGCCGGGCCTCTGGCCGCCTTCTGCTACGGCACCCTGCCCAGCGTACTGACGCAGTGGTTAAGCTATACCCTGTATCGCTGGGAAAACAATATCCGCATGGCGACAGTGCTGGGGTTTGTGGGTGCCGGCGGCCTTGGGCAAATGCTCTACTTCACCCTTAGCCTGTTTCAACAGGCGCGCGCATCGAGCGTGATTCTGGCCATGGTGGCGTTGGTTGTACTGGTGGATGCGCTAAGCGCATGGCTGCGTAACCGTTGGAATCAAGGTTGCATATAG
- a CDS encoding MaoC/PaaZ C-terminal domain-containing protein yields the protein MAALYYEDVVVGSRFVVGGRTVTAQDLDLFAVVSGDNHPIHTDDAYATASPFGARIAHGPFGIGVAIGLFGRISEFANTSLAMTDITNWKFLAPIFIGDQLQLELTVTAKNLTKSGKGIINRHMKLTKQNGAVVQEGHSGLLIARRT from the coding sequence GTGGCTGCACTTTACTATGAAGACGTCGTCGTTGGCTCCCGATTCGTCGTTGGCGGACGCACCGTCACCGCCCAGGATCTTGATCTATTCGCAGTAGTGTCGGGTGATAATCATCCGATTCACACTGACGATGCATATGCCACTGCCAGCCCCTTTGGAGCGCGTATTGCCCATGGGCCATTCGGCATTGGAGTGGCTATCGGATTGTTTGGGCGTATCAGCGAGTTTGCAAACACCTCCCTGGCCATGACAGATATTACCAACTGGAAGTTCCTTGCACCTATTTTTATTGGTGACCAGCTACAGCTTGAACTTACCGTAACCGCTAAAAACCTGACCAAATCAGGTAAAGGCATCATTAACCGGCACATGAAGCTAACCAAACAAAACGGCGCTGTCGTCCAGGAAGGTCACAGCGGCTTGCTGATCGCAAGACGCACTTGA
- a CDS encoding 2Fe-2S iron-sulfur cluster-binding protein: protein MPTITYIQPDETTSTIDVDVGLSLMHGATMNDIEGIAAECGGNAMCATCHVYVESHFDQLPPISDDEDALLYSTAAERQENSRLCCQIIANDLLNGMAVRIPQVD, encoded by the coding sequence ATGCCAACAATTACTTATATACAACCTGACGAAACCACCAGCACCATTGATGTTGACGTTGGACTGAGCCTGATGCACGGCGCGACGATGAACGACATTGAAGGTATTGCGGCAGAGTGCGGCGGCAACGCTATGTGTGCCACCTGTCATGTATACGTTGAGTCTCATTTTGACCAACTGCCGCCCATCAGTGACGATGAAGACGCACTACTTTACAGTACAGCGGCAGAGCGTCAAGAAAACAGCCGGCTGTGCTGTCAGATCATCGCAAACGATCTGCTCAATGGTATGGCAGTACGTATTCCTCAGGTTGATTGA